A part of Brassica rapa cultivar Chiifu-401-42 chromosome A05, CAAS_Brap_v3.01, whole genome shotgun sequence genomic DNA contains:
- the LOC108871990 gene encoding precursor of CEP4: MVNRGFSTKVLSGFLIILLVIQLHFETTTGARHAPVVSWSPPEPPNDDFVWYHKINRFKNIEQDAFRPTHQGPSQGIGHKSPPGAS; the protein is encoded by the coding sequence ATGGTGAATCGTGGTTTTTCAACTAAGGTTTTGTCTGGTTTTCTTATAATTCTTCTGGTGATACAACTACACTTTGAGACTACAACGGGAGCTCGACATGCGCCGGTTGTTTCCTGGTCACCACCTGAGCCGCCAAATGATGATTTTGTGTGGTACCACAAAATCAATCGCTTCAAGAACATCGAACAAGATGCGTTCAGACCGACTCACCAAGGCCCTAGTCAAGGTATCGGACACAAGAGCCCTCCTGGAGCTTCTTAA